The following proteins are encoded in a genomic region of Stutzerimonas balearica DSM 6083:
- the glpE gene encoding thiosulfate sulfurtransferase GlpE: MMEFKRIAPEQAQQMRREGAVVVDIRDPHSFASGHIAGSTRLDNYSLPDFIAAADLDHPLIVTCYHGHSSQGAAAYLVGQGFSDVYSLDGGFELWRVTYPQEVERDEQS; this comes from the coding sequence CTGATGGAATTCAAGCGCATTGCCCCCGAGCAAGCCCAGCAGATGCGTCGCGAAGGCGCGGTGGTGGTGGACATCCGCGACCCGCACAGCTTCGCCAGCGGCCACATCGCCGGCTCGACCCGGCTGGACAACTACTCGCTGCCGGACTTCATCGCCGCCGCCGACCTCGACCATCCACTGATCGTGACCTGCTACCACGGCCATTCGAGCCAGGGCGCCGCGGCCTATCTGGTGGGCCAGGGTTTTTCCGACGTCTATAGTCTCGATGGAGGCTTCGAACTGTGGCGCGTCACCTACCCGCAGGAAGTGGAGCGCGACGAGCAGTCGTAA
- a CDS encoding symmetrical bis(5'-nucleosyl)-tetraphosphatase, whose translation MTTYAVGDLQGCLEPLKCLLEQVDFSPSRDCLWLAGDLVNRGPQSLEALRYVRDLDGSAVCVLGNHDLHLLAVAHNIERMRKSDTLQAILDAPDRNDLIDWLRRQKLLHYDEHRHTALVHAGIPPQWTLEKALRRAAEVEAALQDDALLMPFLDGMYGNEPAKWSKDLHGVPRLRLITNYFTRMRFCKADGTLELEAKEGLNKAPSGYAPWFSHPQRKTRNVKIVFGHWAALEGRCDEPDVFALDTGCVWGNAMTLMNLDSGELLRCACDHGRPN comes from the coding sequence TTGACCACCTATGCCGTCGGCGACCTGCAGGGTTGCCTCGAACCCCTCAAGTGCCTGCTCGAGCAGGTCGACTTCAGCCCCTCGCGAGATTGCCTGTGGCTGGCCGGTGACTTGGTCAACCGTGGCCCGCAATCACTCGAGGCGCTGCGCTACGTGCGGGACCTCGACGGCTCGGCCGTCTGTGTGCTCGGCAACCATGACCTGCATCTGCTGGCGGTCGCCCACAACATCGAACGCATGCGCAAGTCCGATACGCTGCAGGCCATTCTCGACGCGCCGGACCGCAATGACCTGATCGACTGGCTGCGCCGGCAAAAGCTGCTGCACTACGATGAGCACCGGCATACCGCGCTGGTGCACGCCGGCATACCGCCGCAGTGGACGCTGGAAAAAGCACTCAGGCGCGCGGCCGAAGTCGAGGCAGCCTTGCAGGACGACGCCCTGCTGATGCCATTCCTCGACGGGATGTACGGCAATGAGCCGGCCAAGTGGAGCAAGGATCTGCACGGTGTGCCACGCCTGCGCTTGATCACCAACTACTTCACGCGCATGCGCTTCTGCAAGGCCGACGGCACGCTGGAACTTGAAGCCAAGGAGGGGCTGAACAAGGCGCCCTCCGGCTATGCGCCCTGGTTCAGCCATCCGCAGCGCAAGACCCGCAATGTGAAGATCGTCTTCGGCCACTGGGCCGCGCTCGAGGGTCGCTGTGACGAGCCGGACGTCTTCGCCCTGGACACCGGCTGCGTCTGGGGGAACGCCATGACCCTGATGAACCTCGACAGCGGCGAGCTGTTGCGCTGCGCCTGCGATCACGGGAGACCGAACTGA
- the apaG gene encoding Co2+/Mg2+ efflux protein ApaG: MSDDQRYRIDVSVVPHYLKEHSEPEQNRYAFAYRVTIENKGQVAAQLLSRHWLITDGDGQVQEVRGAGVVGEQPTIAPGERHVYTSGTLLTTRVGIMQGSYQMLAEDGHHFDAIIAPFRLAVPGALH; this comes from the coding sequence ATGTCCGACGATCAGCGCTACCGGATCGACGTCAGCGTCGTTCCGCATTACCTCAAGGAACACTCCGAGCCGGAACAAAACCGCTATGCCTTTGCCTACAGGGTAACCATAGAGAACAAGGGCCAGGTGGCGGCACAGCTGCTTTCCCGGCACTGGCTCATCACCGACGGCGACGGCCAGGTGCAGGAAGTGCGCGGGGCCGGCGTCGTCGGTGAACAGCCGACGATCGCCCCCGGCGAACGGCATGTCTATACCAGCGGCACCCTGCTGACCACACGTGTCGGCATCATGCAGGGCAGCTACCAGATGCTCGCCGAGGACGGACACCACTTCGACGCGATCATCGCGCCGTTCCGCCTTGCCGTACCCGGAGCACTGCATTGA
- the rsmA gene encoding 16S rRNA (adenine(1518)-N(6)/adenine(1519)-N(6))-dimethyltransferase RsmA, which produces MSEYQHRARKRFGQNFLHDAGVIHRILRAIHPRAGERLVEIGPGQGALTEGLLDSGAHLDVVELDLDLIPILQSRFAERSNFALHQGDALKFDFAQLSREPASLRIVGNLPYNISTPLIFHLLEHAGLIRDMHFMLQKEVVERLAAEPGGGDWGRLSIMVQYHCRVEHLFNVGPGAFSPAPKVDSAIVRLVPHAELPHPAKDPRLLERVVREAFNQRRKTLRNTLKGLLDAEAIEAAGVDGSLRPEQLDLAAFVRLSDQLALRQ; this is translated from the coding sequence ATGTCCGAGTACCAACACCGCGCGCGCAAGCGCTTCGGCCAGAATTTCCTGCATGACGCCGGCGTCATTCACCGCATCCTGCGCGCCATCCATCCGCGAGCGGGCGAGCGGCTGGTCGAGATCGGCCCCGGCCAGGGTGCCCTCACCGAGGGGTTGCTCGACAGCGGCGCCCATCTGGATGTGGTCGAGCTCGATCTCGACCTGATCCCGATTCTCCAGAGCCGCTTCGCCGAGCGAAGCAATTTCGCCCTGCACCAGGGCGATGCGCTGAAATTCGACTTCGCCCAGCTCAGCCGCGAGCCAGCCAGCCTGCGTATCGTCGGCAACCTGCCCTACAACATTTCCACGCCGTTGATCTTCCACCTGCTCGAGCACGCCGGCCTGATCCGCGACATGCACTTCATGCTGCAAAAGGAAGTGGTGGAGCGCCTGGCTGCCGAACCCGGTGGCGGCGACTGGGGCCGGCTCTCGATCATGGTGCAGTACCACTGCCGGGTCGAACACCTGTTCAACGTCGGCCCGGGCGCTTTCAGCCCGGCGCCAAAGGTGGACTCGGCGATCGTTCGCCTGGTGCCGCATGCCGAACTGCCGCACCCGGCCAAGGACCCACGCCTGCTCGAACGCGTCGTGCGCGAGGCGTTCAACCAGCGCCGCAAGACCCTGCGCAACACGCTCAAGGGCCTGCTCGATGCCGAAGCCATCGAGGCAGCCGGCGTCGACGGCAGCCTGCGCCCCGAGCAGCTGGACCTGGCCGCGTTTGTCCGCCTGTCCGACCAACTCGCCCTGCGCCAGTAA
- the pdxA gene encoding 4-hydroxythreonine-4-phosphate dehydrogenase PdxA: MTRSRPFVLTPGEPAGIGPDLCLLLARDAQARTLVAIASVELLQARSAALGLSIELIEVHPGAWPEHPAPAGSLYVWDTPLRAPAQAGQLDPANGPYVLETLTRAARGCLAGDFAGMITAPVHKGVINEAGVAFSGHTEFLAELTRTPQVVMMLATHGLRVALVTTHLPLREVADAITAERLERVTRILHADLVDKFGIARPRILVCGLNPHAGEGGHLGREEIEIIEPTLARLRDEGLDLVGPLPADTLFTPKHLEHCDAVLAMFHDQGLPVLKYKGFGAAVNVTLGLPIVRTSVDHGTALDLAGSGRIDTGSLKVALETAYQMAAGS, from the coding sequence ATGACGCGCTCCCGCCCCTTCGTTCTCACCCCCGGCGAACCAGCCGGTATCGGCCCGGACCTCTGCCTGCTGCTGGCCCGCGACGCGCAGGCCAGAACGCTCGTTGCCATCGCCAGCGTGGAACTGCTGCAAGCGCGGAGCGCAGCACTCGGTCTGTCGATCGAATTGATAGAGGTGCATCCCGGCGCCTGGCCGGAGCATCCGGCGCCAGCCGGTAGCCTCTACGTCTGGGACACGCCATTGCGGGCGCCGGCGCAGGCCGGCCAGCTCGACCCCGCCAACGGTCCCTACGTACTGGAGACGCTGACTCGCGCTGCCCGCGGCTGCCTCGCGGGCGACTTCGCCGGCATGATCACCGCCCCCGTGCACAAAGGCGTGATCAACGAAGCCGGTGTCGCCTTCTCCGGGCATACGGAATTTCTCGCGGAGCTGACCCGGACGCCGCAGGTCGTCATGATGCTGGCCACCCACGGATTGCGCGTGGCGCTGGTCACCACCCATCTGCCACTGCGCGAGGTGGCCGACGCGATTACAGCCGAACGTCTGGAGCGTGTGACGCGAATCCTGCACGCCGATCTGGTCGACAAGTTCGGCATCGCACGGCCACGCATCCTCGTTTGCGGGCTCAACCCGCACGCCGGAGAAGGCGGCCACCTGGGCCGCGAAGAGATCGAGATCATCGAGCCGACGCTGGCGCGGCTGCGTGACGAAGGGCTCGACCTGGTCGGCCCGCTGCCGGCCGACACGCTGTTCACCCCCAAGCACCTGGAACACTGCGACGCGGTGCTGGCCATGTTCCACGACCAGGGCCTGCCAGTGCTCAAGTACAAGGGTTTCGGCGCCGCGGTGAACGTCACCCTGGGCCTGCCGATCGTACGCACCTCCGTCGACCACGGCACCGCGCTGGACCTGGCCGGCAGCGGGCGCATCGACACCGGCAGCCTCAAGGTCGCGCTCGAAACCGCCTACCAGATGGCGGCAGGCAGCTGA
- a CDS encoding peptidylprolyl isomerase, protein MKTKLSDFLRPLLLGTLLLGSATLTTTALAQVQPLDRVVAIVDNDVIMQSQLDQRIQEVRQTIEKRGAEVPPNEVLQQQVLERLISENLQLQIGERSGVRISDEELNQAMATIAQRNNMTPEQFREALARDGLSPETAREQIRREMIISRVRQRRVAERIQVSEQEVQNFLASDLGKLQLSEEYHLANILIPVPEAADSATIQAAERMARDTHEQLQKGADFARLAVARSASENALEGGDMGWRKAAQLPPPFDSLVRELAVGEFTEPVRTPPGFIIVKVLEKRGGETQVRDEVHVRHILIKPSAIRSEDEARLLVKRLRERILAGEDFAELARNFSEDPGSALNGGDLNWIDPNSLVPEFRQVMANTASGELSQPFQSPYGWHILEVLGRRATDTSEEFREQQARNLLRNRRYDEELQAWLRQIRDEAYVEIKL, encoded by the coding sequence GTGAAGACCAAGCTCTCTGATTTCCTGCGCCCGCTGCTGCTGGGCACCCTGCTACTGGGCAGCGCCACGCTGACCACGACTGCGCTGGCCCAGGTACAACCGCTGGATCGCGTGGTCGCGATCGTCGACAACGACGTGATCATGCAGAGCCAGCTTGATCAGCGCATCCAAGAGGTCCGTCAGACCATCGAGAAGCGCGGCGCGGAAGTGCCGCCCAACGAGGTGCTGCAGCAACAGGTTCTGGAACGCCTGATCAGCGAAAACCTGCAATTGCAGATCGGCGAACGCTCCGGCGTTCGCATCTCCGATGAAGAGCTGAACCAGGCGATGGCCACCATTGCCCAGCGCAACAACATGACCCCCGAGCAGTTCCGCGAGGCCTTGGCACGCGACGGCCTGAGCCCGGAGACCGCGCGCGAGCAGATCCGGCGCGAGATGATCATCAGCCGCGTACGTCAGCGCCGGGTCGCCGAGCGCATCCAGGTTTCCGAGCAGGAAGTGCAGAACTTCCTCGCCTCCGACCTCGGCAAGCTGCAGCTGTCGGAGGAGTACCACCTGGCCAACATCCTCATCCCGGTACCCGAGGCGGCCGATTCGGCCACCATCCAGGCCGCCGAGCGCATGGCACGCGACACTCACGAGCAACTACAGAAAGGCGCGGACTTCGCACGCCTGGCGGTGGCCCGCTCCGCCAGCGAGAACGCCCTCGAAGGTGGAGACATGGGCTGGCGCAAGGCCGCTCAGCTACCGCCGCCGTTCGACAGCCTGGTCCGCGAGCTGGCCGTTGGTGAGTTCACCGAGCCGGTACGCACGCCGCCCGGTTTCATCATCGTCAAGGTGCTGGAAAAGCGCGGCGGCGAAACGCAGGTACGCGACGAGGTGCACGTTCGCCATATTCTCATCAAGCCCAGCGCGATTCGCAGCGAAGACGAGGCTCGCCTGCTGGTCAAGCGCCTGCGTGAGCGCATCCTGGCGGGCGAAGACTTCGCCGAGCTGGCGCGCAATTTTTCGGAAGACCCGGGTTCGGCACTCAACGGTGGCGACCTGAACTGGATCGACCCGAATTCACTAGTTCCGGAGTTCCGTCAGGTGATGGCCAACACCGCCAGCGGCGAACTCTCGCAGCCGTTCCAGTCGCCCTATGGCTGGCACATTCTCGAGGTGCTCGGCCGTCGCGCCACGGACACCAGCGAGGAGTTCCGCGAGCAGCAGGCTCGCAATCTGCTGCGCAACCGCCGCTACGATGAAGAACTGCAGGCCTGGCTACGACAGATCCGCGATGAGGCCTACGTCGAAATCAAGCTCTGA
- a CDS encoding LPS-assembly protein LptD, which translates to MAVRYPAFRRKFPLLVTGSLLALQPVAAPFASAAEQFDCQPGPGGGWNCATTTPSHALPPRPVESAGVASSASRTPEGDRPDTSAKLVIESKGRALASRSQDYSHLDWVPREKLTAAQLAETGPYCTGTYVEPNRPGKFDDTPMSEAPTYVSAKATRYEQEQEIATLAGDVVLRQGSMQAEADEARLHQLENRGELVGNVRLRDRNALMVGDRAEIFLDNGEAKVENAEYVVHSGKVRGSALYAKREETAIIRLKDGTYTRCEPGENTWHLQGNNVTLNPATGFGSATNVTLRVKDVPVFYTPYIYFPIDDRRQSGFLAPSIGSSSDTGFSLQTPYYFNLAPNFDATLYPHLMTDRGLLMEGEFRYLSRSSEGQFGAAYLDDSNDDRKLQSEYEDQRWMYSWQHRTGLDSRWLAEVDYTDISDPYYFQDLDTNLNISTKEHLDQRGTLTYRGDNYTARLNAHAYERATVADITPYERLPQVTLDGRLPFQPGGLNFAYKTEFVSFQRSLRDGFFFNEDGNPERWYDDRLTGLTRAEGERLHLEPGVSLPLQWTWGFVKPSLKYAYTQYSLDLDSKGRDPAFGGITNFEDSPDRSVPIFSVDSGLYFDRDTQWFGKDYRQTLEPRLFYLYVPKEDQDDIPVFDTGESSFSYSSLWRENRFSGRDRIGDANQLSLGVTSRWIEPNGFERQRLSIGQIYYFRDREVQLPGMSVEERPDAQSSVSPYALEYQYRYNRDWSFTSTFNWDPDQGRTRSGSAMWHYQPEANPNKIVNLGYRYRNDTIRFDQATGEWRYGGDYGNELLADGTPNPDFIKDYYKINQHDFSFIWPIVPQWSVIGRWQHDYSRSRTLEAFGGFEYDSCCWKLRLINRYWVDYDETSLNPDRNDEPDSGIFLQIVLKGLGGVVGSATETFLEQGIQGYREREDQAL; encoded by the coding sequence ATGGCAGTCAGATATCCCGCGTTTCGTAGAAAGTTCCCCCTCCTTGTCACTGGTAGCCTGCTTGCTCTGCAACCCGTTGCCGCTCCCTTCGCCAGCGCTGCCGAGCAGTTCGACTGCCAGCCTGGCCCAGGTGGTGGCTGGAATTGCGCGACTACCACGCCCAGCCACGCCTTGCCGCCGCGCCCGGTCGAATCCGCCGGCGTCGCCAGCTCCGCGAGCCGCACGCCGGAGGGCGACCGCCCCGACACCAGCGCCAAGCTGGTGATCGAGAGCAAAGGACGCGCATTGGCCTCACGCAGCCAGGACTACAGCCATCTGGACTGGGTGCCGCGCGAAAAGCTCACCGCCGCGCAACTGGCCGAAACCGGCCCCTACTGCACCGGTACCTACGTCGAGCCCAACCGCCCGGGCAAGTTCGACGACACGCCGATGAGCGAGGCGCCGACCTACGTTTCGGCCAAGGCCACGCGCTACGAACAGGAACAGGAAATCGCCACCCTGGCCGGTGACGTGGTGCTGCGCCAGGGCAGCATGCAGGCCGAGGCCGACGAGGCCCGCCTGCACCAGCTGGAAAACCGCGGCGAGCTGGTCGGCAACGTCCGTCTGCGTGACCGCAATGCGCTGATGGTGGGGGATCGCGCGGAAATCTTCCTCGACAACGGCGAAGCCAAGGTCGAGAACGCTGAGTATGTGGTGCACTCGGGCAAGGTGCGCGGCAGCGCGCTCTATGCCAAGCGCGAGGAAACCGCGATCATCCGGCTCAAGGACGGTACCTACACCCGCTGCGAGCCGGGCGAGAACACCTGGCATCTGCAAGGCAACAACGTGACGCTGAACCCGGCGACCGGTTTCGGCTCGGCGACCAACGTGACGCTGCGGGTGAAGGACGTACCGGTGTTCTACACACCGTACATCTACTTCCCGATCGATGATCGTCGCCAGTCCGGCTTTCTCGCCCCGAGCATCGGCTCGTCGAGCGACACCGGGTTCTCGCTGCAGACGCCTTACTACTTCAACCTGGCACCGAACTTCGACGCCACGCTGTATCCGCACCTGATGACCGACCGCGGCCTGCTGATGGAAGGTGAGTTCCGCTACCTGAGCCGCAGCAGCGAGGGGCAGTTCGGCGCGGCCTATCTGGACGACAGCAACGACGATCGCAAGCTGCAGTCCGAATATGAAGACCAGCGCTGGATGTACAGCTGGCAGCACCGCACCGGCCTGGACTCGCGCTGGCTCGCCGAGGTCGACTACACCGACATCAGCGACCCGTACTACTTTCAGGACCTGGACACCAACCTGAATATTTCCACCAAGGAGCACTTGGACCAGCGTGGCACGCTCACCTACCGCGGCGATAACTACACCGCGCGACTGAATGCCCATGCCTACGAGCGCGCCACGGTGGCCGACATCACGCCGTACGAGCGCCTGCCGCAGGTCACCCTCGATGGCCGTCTGCCCTTCCAGCCCGGTGGGCTGAACTTCGCCTACAAGACCGAGTTCGTCAGCTTCCAGCGCAGCCTGCGCGATGGATTCTTCTTCAACGAAGACGGCAACCCGGAGCGCTGGTATGACGACCGGCTGACAGGGCTGACCCGCGCCGAAGGCGAGCGCCTGCACCTGGAGCCGGGCGTCAGCCTGCCGCTGCAGTGGACCTGGGGCTTCGTCAAGCCGTCGCTCAAGTACGCCTACACCCAGTACAGCCTGGATCTCGACTCGAAAGGGCGAGACCCTGCATTCGGGGGAATTACCAATTTCGAGGATTCGCCCGATCGCAGCGTTCCGATCTTCAGCGTCGACAGCGGCCTGTATTTCGACCGCGATACCCAGTGGTTCGGCAAGGATTACCGGCAGACGCTCGAGCCGCGCCTGTTCTACCTCTATGTACCGAAAGAGGACCAGGACGACATCCCGGTGTTCGACACTGGCGAAAGCAGCTTCAGCTATTCCTCGCTGTGGCGCGAGAACCGCTTCAGTGGTCGCGACCGGATCGGGGACGCCAACCAGCTCTCGCTGGGCGTGACCAGCCGCTGGATCGAGCCCAATGGCTTCGAACGCCAGCGCTTGAGCATCGGCCAGATCTACTACTTCCGCGATCGTGAAGTGCAACTGCCCGGCATGTCCGTCGAAGAGCGTCCGGACGCGCAGAGCTCGGTATCGCCCTACGCGCTCGAATACCAGTACCGCTACAACCGCGACTGGAGCTTCACCTCGACCTTCAACTGGGATCCGGACCAGGGCCGTACCCGCTCCGGCAGTGCAATGTGGCACTACCAGCCGGAAGCCAACCCGAACAAGATCGTCAACCTCGGTTATCGCTACCGCAACGACACCATCCGTTTCGACCAGGCCACCGGCGAATGGAGGTACGGGGGCGACTACGGCAACGAGCTGCTTGCAGACGGCACTCCAAATCCGGACTTCATCAAGGACTACTACAAGATCAACCAGCATGACTTCTCGTTCATCTGGCCGATCGTCCCGCAGTGGAGCGTCATCGGACGCTGGCAGCACGACTACAGCCGCAGCCGCACGCTGGAGGCCTTCGGCGGCTTCGAGTACGACAGTTGCTGCTGGAAGCTGCGCCTGATCAACCGCTACTGGGTGGATTACGACGAGACCAGCCTCAACCCCGATCGCAACGACGAGCCGGACAGCGGCATCTTCCTGCAGATCGTCCTCAAGGGACTCGGCGGCGTCGTTGGCAGCGCGACCGAGACCTTCCTCGAACAAGGCATTCAAGGCTACCGTGAACGTGAAGACCAAGCTCTCTGA